The following coding sequences lie in one Deinococcus cellulosilyticus NBRC 106333 = KACC 11606 genomic window:
- a CDS encoding sigma 54-interacting transcriptional regulator, with translation MLQPHTLGELLELPQYQGRKPFDHKTESIKDEVRRNLIQKLRNRERLFPGIEGFEDTVVPQVVGALLSKQNFILLGLRGQAKSRILRQITTLLDEYIPVIDGIDMPDDPINPIGAEGKALLESHGLQLPIRWWHRSDRYVEKLATPDVTVADLIGDVDPIKAARLGTSLGDTRSMHFGLLPRANRAIFAVNELADLSPKVQVALFNILQEGDVQIKGYPIRLLLDVMLVFSANPEDYTARGKIVTPLKDRIGSEIRTHYPKTVEEGMTITRNEAYTPTGVTLPGFIQELIEEIAFQAREDNRVDKLSGVSQRLPISLTELVAASTERRSLMHGDAPVARVVDVYQALPAITGKLELEYEGELKGADTVAKEIIRKAAGQVFARRVRADTTDLEHWFEKGGVFKVPQAGDEMGALRSMRNLPGLIPLANQLAEGSTDAHRLSAAEFVLEGLYGRKKLARAEESYTAPEPEQQTRFKGGGRWN, from the coding sequence ATGCTGCAACCTCACACTTTAGGGGAACTTCTTGAACTTCCGCAGTACCAGGGGCGCAAGCCTTTTGACCACAAAACCGAAAGCATCAAAGACGAGGTTCGCAGGAACCTGATTCAGAAACTCCGTAACCGTGAAAGACTCTTCCCTGGCATTGAAGGGTTTGAAGACACTGTGGTTCCCCAGGTGGTGGGAGCCCTCCTGAGCAAGCAGAATTTTATTCTGCTGGGACTGCGTGGTCAGGCCAAGAGCCGCATTCTGAGGCAGATCACCACCTTGCTTGATGAGTACATCCCGGTGATTGACGGCATCGACATGCCCGATGACCCCATCAATCCCATTGGTGCAGAAGGCAAGGCTCTGCTGGAATCGCATGGTTTGCAACTGCCGATTCGCTGGTGGCACCGCAGTGACCGTTACGTGGAAAAACTTGCCACTCCAGACGTGACAGTGGCCGACCTGATCGGGGATGTGGACCCCATCAAGGCGGCCCGACTGGGCACCTCGCTGGGCGACACCCGCAGCATGCACTTCGGGCTGCTGCCCCGGGCCAACCGGGCCATTTTCGCCGTGAACGAACTGGCCGATCTGTCCCCCAAGGTGCAGGTGGCCCTTTTCAACATCCTGCAAGAAGGGGACGTGCAGATCAAAGGCTACCCGATCCGCCTCCTGCTGGACGTGATGCTGGTGTTCTCGGCCAACCCGGAGGATTACACGGCACGCGGCAAGATCGTGACGCCCCTGAAAGACCGCATTGGCTCGGAAATCCGCACCCACTATCCGAAGACGGTGGAAGAGGGCATGACCATCACCCGGAATGAGGCCTACACGCCCACTGGAGTGACCCTGCCTGGCTTCATTCAGGAACTCATTGAGGAAATTGCCTTCCAGGCCCGTGAGGACAATCGGGTGGACAAACTCTCCGGGGTGTCCCAGCGTCTGCCCATCAGCCTGACCGAACTGGTGGCTGCAAGCACCGAACGCCGCTCCCTGATGCATGGAGATGCACCTGTGGCCCGGGTGGTGGATGTTTATCAGGCCCTTCCAGCCATCACCGGCAAACTGGAACTGGAATATGAAGGTGAACTGAAAGGCGCAGACACTGTTGCCAAAGAGATCATCCGCAAGGCTGCGGGGCAGGTCTTCGCCAGACGCGTGCGTGCCGACACCACCGATCTGGAGCACTGGTTCGAGAAAGGTGGTGTCTTCAAGGTCCCGCAGGCCGGAGATGAAATGGGTGCCCTGCGGAGCATGCGCAACCTGCCCGGCCTGATTCCTCTGGCCAACCAGCTTGCCGAGGGCAGCACCGATGCCCACCGCCTGAGCGCAGCAGAATTTGTGCTTGAGGGCCTGTATGGTCGCAAAAAACTGGCCCGTGCGGAAGAGTCTTACACCGCTCCAGAACCCGAGCAGCAAACCCGCTTCAAAGGCGGGGGCCGCTGGAACTGA
- a CDS encoding vWA domain-containing protein yields MKQTRYSKFESELESLDSSELMQMIQEALLGSGMNDRYDPDPDARPSMDDLFDAILEALVNRDLVPEQMLREALESEDMRQSRLGQEVQRLMNQLVQDGFIRKEFEDGEGGGAGDSGESRFELTNKAIDFLGYKTLRDLMGGMGHSSSGSHDTHDYASGVEQTGELKSYEFGDTLNLDTTETLKNVIHKGFGEMQESDLVVRQSEYFSSAATVVLLDCSHSMILYGEDRFTPAKQVALALAHLIRTQYPGDTVKFVLFHDSAEQVAISQLAQAQIGPYHTNTAEGLKLAQQLLKRENKDMKQIVMITDGKPSALTLPDGRIYKNAYGLDPYVLGATLREVANCRRQGIQINTFMLAQDADLISFVRRITEMTKGKAYFTTPYNIGQYVLMDFMKNKTKVVN; encoded by the coding sequence ATGAAGCAAACCAGGTACAGCAAATTTGAGTCCGAACTGGAGTCCCTCGATTCCAGTGAACTGATGCAGATGATTCAGGAAGCCCTGCTGGGCTCTGGCATGAACGACCGGTATGACCCGGACCCGGACGCCCGCCCCAGCATGGATGACCTGTTTGATGCGATCCTGGAAGCGCTGGTCAACCGGGACCTGGTGCCCGAACAGATGCTGCGCGAAGCCCTGGAATCCGAGGACATGCGCCAGAGCAGACTCGGCCAGGAAGTGCAGCGCCTGATGAACCAGCTGGTGCAGGACGGCTTCATCCGCAAGGAATTCGAGGATGGGGAGGGGGGCGGTGCTGGCGACAGCGGCGAGTCCCGTTTCGAACTGACCAACAAGGCCATCGACTTCCTGGGCTACAAGACGCTCAGGGACCTGATGGGCGGCATGGGACATTCCAGTTCCGGCAGTCACGACACCCACGATTACGCCTCCGGGGTCGAGCAGACCGGAGAACTCAAATCCTACGAGTTCGGCGACACCCTCAACCTCGACACCACCGAAACCCTCAAGAACGTGATCCACAAGGGCTTTGGTGAGATGCAGGAAAGCGATCTGGTGGTGCGTCAGTCCGAATACTTCTCCAGTGCAGCCACCGTGGTGCTGCTGGACTGCTCCCACAGCATGATTCTGTACGGAGAGGACCGGTTCACCCCGGCCAAGCAGGTGGCTCTGGCCCTCGCCCACCTGATTCGCACCCAGTATCCCGGGGACACCGTGAAATTCGTGCTGTTCCATGACAGTGCAGAACAGGTGGCGATCTCTCAGCTGGCCCAGGCCCAGATTGGCCCCTACCACACCAACACCGCTGAAGGCCTGAAACTCGCCCAGCAACTGCTGAAACGCGAAAACAAGGACATGAAGCAGATCGTGATGATCACCGACGGGAAACCCAGTGCCCTGACCCTGCCCGATGGCCGCATTTACAAAAATGCTTATGGGCTCGACCCCTACGTGCTTGGAGCGACGCTCAGGGAAGTGGCGAACTGCCGCAGGCAGGGCATCCAGATCAACACCTTCATGCTGGCACAGGACGCAGACCTGATCTCCTTCGTGCGCCGCATCACCGAGATGACCAAAGGCAAGGCGTACTTCACCACCCCTTACAACATCGGGCAATACGTGCTGATGGACTTCATGAAGAACAAGACCAAGGTTGTGAACTGA
- a CDS encoding alginate O-acetyltransferase AlgX-related protein: MIQNINESTSVPATTQHAHPHLQLIPGIFMLGFLTLGAVFALISPGLRDLPEGKDVITGEWAVTYEKTFNKGLPWRDTGIQAWGTLEYFAFQNGRPGVLVGKEGWLFTTEEFQFFKNEAQETRQKLETIQQVQQQLKAQGTELVVALIPAKTRVYADKLGRYPMPSYTLKRYFSFRDGLLQAGIPAPDLLTPLIQARNSGEVFLHTDTHWTPFGASVVAESVKTALDQLQLNLPTTAFETRDSAEIQHSGDLLKYIPLGPYQDQGPQPDHFTEKVTEQASTDSSALLGDAPDDASDLLGDSAGVPVALVGTSYSFNPKFHFEGALKQALQVDVLNMALEGKGPMVPMQEYLKSSAWKDTPPKVVVWEIPERFLPVHYEETP, translated from the coding sequence ATGATCCAGAACATCAATGAATCCACCTCTGTGCCTGCCACCACCCAGCATGCCCACCCTCATCTGCAACTGATTCCAGGCATTTTCATGCTGGGGTTCCTCACCCTCGGGGCGGTTTTTGCCCTGATCTCTCCAGGCCTCCGTGATCTGCCCGAAGGGAAAGATGTGATCACAGGTGAGTGGGCGGTCACCTACGAAAAAACCTTCAACAAAGGCCTGCCCTGGAGAGACACAGGCATCCAGGCCTGGGGCACCCTGGAGTACTTTGCCTTCCAGAATGGCCGTCCTGGTGTGCTGGTGGGCAAGGAAGGCTGGCTTTTCACCACCGAGGAATTTCAGTTCTTCAAAAACGAGGCTCAGGAAACCCGCCAGAAGCTGGAAACCATCCAGCAGGTGCAACAACAACTGAAAGCACAGGGCACAGAACTGGTGGTGGCCCTGATTCCTGCCAAGACACGGGTCTATGCGGACAAACTGGGCAGGTACCCGATGCCCAGTTACACCCTGAAACGGTACTTCAGCTTCCGTGATGGCCTCTTGCAGGCAGGCATCCCTGCCCCGGACCTGCTCACTCCCCTGATACAGGCAAGAAACTCGGGCGAGGTGTTCCTCCACACCGACACCCACTGGACCCCCTTCGGAGCCAGTGTCGTTGCTGAATCGGTGAAAACTGCCCTGGATCAACTGCAGCTCAACCTGCCCACCACAGCCTTTGAGACCCGCGATTCAGCGGAAATCCAGCACTCTGGCGACCTCCTGAAGTACATCCCGCTGGGACCTTACCAGGACCAGGGGCCACAGCCAGACCATTTCACAGAGAAAGTCACCGAGCAGGCCAGCACAGACTCCTCTGCCCTGCTGGGAGATGCACCAGACGACGCCTCAGACCTGCTGGGAGACAGTGCAGGTGTGCCTGTTGCACTGGTGGGCACCAGTTACAGCTTCAATCCGAAATTCCACTTCGAAGGTGCCCTGAAACAGGCCCTGCAGGTGGATGTGCTGAACATGGCCCTGGAAGGCAAGGGACCGATGGTGCCCATGCAGGAGTACCTGAAATCCAGCGCCTGGAAGGACACCCCACCAAAAGTGGTGGTCTGGGAGATTCCAGAGCGGTTTCTGCCTGTGCATTATGAAGAAACGCCCTGA
- a CDS encoding MBOAT family O-acyltransferase — MIFSSYIFLCLFLPLFLIIYYLTPTRLKSTLILLASYAFYGWWRWDFLYLLVAITVVSYLFALGIEKARDAKQAKFLVSTGIVLNLLALGYFKYANFGVDSFNALLQAFGTQPLPWTPILLPIGLSFFIFHAISYLVDIYRKEAQPTRNLIDFAAFIALFPHLIAGPVLRYHLLAEQFRSRTHTFEKFSQGSLRFMVGFCKKVLIADSIAPLADASFALQNPTLLDSWLGVLAYTLQIYFDFSGYSDMAIGLALMIGFKFPENFNHPYISRSITEFWRRWHISLSSWLREYLYISLGGNRKGVARTYFNLFLTMVLGGLWHGSNWTFVLWGAWHGGILALERFLGSKKLWKPVPAYLSIPGTLILVMVGWVLFRAHNVGSAFEMYAGMVGLNGLFLSDALGYQVTGLQLITIMLALILIFVGPWWMQRQQSREVGEVMRVGYATLSILPLFVLAALRLAAQDYSPFLYFQF, encoded by the coding sequence ATGATCTTCAGTTCCTACATTTTCCTCTGTCTTTTTCTTCCCCTCTTCCTGATCATTTATTACCTCACCCCCACCCGTCTGAAATCCACCCTGATCCTCCTTGCCAGTTATGCGTTTTATGGGTGGTGGCGCTGGGATTTCCTGTACTTGCTTGTCGCCATTACGGTGGTCAGTTACCTGTTTGCACTGGGCATTGAAAAGGCCAGAGACGCAAAACAGGCGAAGTTCCTCGTCAGCACAGGCATCGTTCTGAACCTGCTGGCCCTCGGGTATTTCAAGTACGCCAACTTCGGCGTCGACAGCTTCAATGCCCTTCTGCAGGCTTTCGGGACACAGCCCCTGCCCTGGACCCCGATCCTGCTTCCCATAGGGCTGAGTTTCTTCATTTTCCATGCCATCAGCTACCTGGTGGACATCTACCGCAAGGAAGCCCAGCCCACCCGCAACCTGATTGACTTTGCAGCCTTCATTGCCCTGTTCCCTCACCTGATTGCCGGACCGGTCCTCAGGTACCACCTGCTCGCCGAGCAATTCAGGAGCCGCACCCACACCTTCGAGAAATTCTCCCAGGGCTCCCTGCGCTTCATGGTGGGCTTCTGCAAGAAAGTCCTGATTGCCGACAGCATCGCCCCTCTTGCCGATGCCTCTTTCGCCCTGCAGAACCCAACCCTGCTGGATTCCTGGCTGGGGGTTCTGGCCTACACCCTGCAGATCTACTTTGATTTCAGCGGGTACAGCGACATGGCCATTGGCCTCGCCCTGATGATCGGCTTCAAATTCCCCGAGAACTTCAACCACCCGTACATCTCCAGAAGCATCACTGAATTCTGGCGCAGGTGGCACATCAGCCTGAGCTCCTGGCTGAGAGAATACCTCTACATTTCACTGGGTGGCAACCGCAAAGGGGTGGCCAGGACTTACTTCAACCTCTTTCTGACCATGGTGCTCGGTGGCTTGTGGCACGGCTCCAACTGGACCTTTGTGCTCTGGGGGGCATGGCATGGTGGCATTCTTGCTCTGGAGCGCTTTCTGGGCAGCAAAAAGCTCTGGAAACCCGTTCCGGCCTACCTCTCCATCCCTGGCACCCTGATCCTGGTGATGGTGGGGTGGGTGCTCTTCAGGGCACACAATGTCGGCAGTGCCTTTGAGATGTATGCGGGCATGGTCGGACTCAATGGCCTGTTCCTCAGTGATGCTCTGGGTTATCAGGTGACAGGACTCCAGCTCATCACCATCATGCTGGCCCTGATTCTGATTTTTGTGGGCCCCTGGTGGATGCAACGCCAGCAGTCCCGCGAGGTGGGAGAGGTCATGCGGGTGGGGTATGCCACACTGTCGATCCTGCCCCTGTTTGTGCTGGCAGCACTCCGTCTGGCCGCACAGGATTACTCGCCCTTTCTGTACTTCCAATTCTGA
- a CDS encoding alginate O-acetyltransferase AlgF: protein MKPKDLLVRIISLGVVMGTVASAQEGLYDPAPPANSAFVRVFNPEKTGVDVAVDKKTYGKINAFAASSYQVIPEGNRTLTFNKENSALKFTAGKYYTLVLQANQVAVLEDVANTNRAKALITVYNLSDSKNLSLKTADGKVTVLKDIEVGKSKSQAVNGIKVALSVLNDTKAIEAFKETQLERGAAYSVFVTGSKGNYRAVWVQSTTTTK from the coding sequence ATGAAGCCAAAGGATTTGCTTGTGAGAATCATCAGTCTGGGTGTTGTGATGGGCACTGTGGCCAGTGCCCAGGAAGGCCTTTATGACCCTGCCCCTCCCGCCAACAGTGCATTTGTGCGCGTCTTCAACCCAGAAAAAACCGGTGTGGACGTTGCTGTAGACAAAAAAACCTACGGTAAGATCAATGCTTTCGCAGCCAGCAGCTATCAGGTGATTCCAGAAGGAAACCGGACGTTGACCTTCAACAAAGAAAACAGTGCCCTCAAGTTCACTGCTGGAAAGTATTACACCCTGGTCCTGCAAGCCAATCAGGTGGCAGTGCTCGAAGATGTGGCCAACACCAACCGGGCCAAAGCCCTCATCACGGTGTACAACCTCAGCGACAGCAAAAATCTCAGCCTCAAAACCGCAGATGGCAAAGTCACGGTCCTCAAAGACATCGAAGTGGGCAAAAGCAAATCCCAGGCCGTCAATGGCATCAAAGTGGCCCTGAGCGTTCTCAATGACACCAAAGCCATTGAGGCTTTCAAAGAAACCCAGCTGGAACGTGGGGCGGCTTACAGCGTGTTTGTCACAGGCAGCAAAGGCAATTACCGGGCAGTCTGGGTGCAATCCACCACCACCACCAAATAG
- a CDS encoding alginate O-acetyltransferase AlgX-related protein, translating into MKRKVVLGLMFFSLGLSHAAGCTELKNLKNYSDPAYMIHEGKNGWFLRNTDFKVNGKISAEALPYIEILSRIFNDVYGSKIYMPLIPNRSMFIDPDEYPDTAKFDRNQTFQLYRETIKQLNKIGIYADDLTLLDGEGFFFKDDHHWKTKGVQETSAMLARSVARLKLLTEGDLEFKMIADGKYNSDFLTGKDVNKICNSNNLPETDVKYRFEFPESIGLFDDLESNVVLVGTSYSTKPSNFPGFLQYYLKSSIENYSMDGGGAFGGLEQYLVSSSFEEKKPKLMIWEKAYYQGFGNQSSLSLLRNLVALALGKCKSSRPALKKELLDQLTALNHRQKIDLFVESNVFDLKLQIKYANGNTENLTFTRNTNTKNTGWYSTLLPAGNPVQIDVTDLNGHPLQAQVETCAIR; encoded by the coding sequence ATGAAGAGAAAAGTTGTTTTGGGTCTGATGTTTTTCAGTCTGGGTCTTTCCCATGCTGCTGGTTGCACTGAACTGAAAAACCTTAAAAATTACTCTGATCCTGCGTACATGATCCATGAAGGCAAGAACGGTTGGTTTCTGCGCAATACTGACTTCAAAGTGAACGGAAAAATCTCTGCCGAAGCACTGCCTTATATTGAAATACTAAGCAGGATATTCAATGATGTTTATGGTTCAAAAATTTACATGCCACTTATACCAAACCGATCAATGTTTATCGATCCTGATGAGTACCCTGATACCGCCAAATTTGATAGAAATCAAACCTTTCAGCTGTACCGTGAAACCATCAAACAGCTAAATAAGATTGGCATCTATGCTGATGATCTGACATTACTTGATGGAGAAGGTTTCTTTTTTAAGGATGATCATCACTGGAAAACAAAAGGCGTCCAAGAGACTTCGGCAATGCTTGCTAGAAGCGTTGCTCGACTTAAATTGCTGACTGAGGGCGATCTCGAGTTTAAGATGATTGCCGATGGAAAATACAATAGCGATTTTCTGACCGGAAAAGATGTTAATAAAATATGCAACAGTAACAATCTTCCGGAAACCGACGTTAAATATAGATTTGAATTTCCTGAATCTATTGGTCTGTTTGACGACCTTGAGAGTAATGTTGTGCTGGTGGGAACAAGCTACAGCACCAAGCCTTCCAATTTTCCTGGTTTTTTGCAGTATTACCTGAAATCCAGTATAGAGAATTACTCAATGGATGGTGGAGGAGCATTTGGAGGGCTTGAGCAATACCTGGTCAGCAGCAGTTTTGAAGAAAAAAAGCCTAAATTGATGATCTGGGAGAAGGCTTATTATCAGGGGTTTGGAAACCAGTCAAGTTTATCTTTGCTTAGAAATCTGGTGGCGCTTGCGCTTGGTAAATGTAAATCTTCGCGTCCCGCTCTAAAAAAGGAATTGCTGGATCAGTTGACTGCTTTGAACCATCGCCAGAAGATTGATCTGTTTGTTGAAAGTAATGTTTTTGACTTGAAGTTGCAAATTAAGTATGCAAATGGCAACACTGAAAACCTGACATTCACACGCAACACCAACACCAAAAATACAGGGTGGTATTCGACACTGCTTCCTGCTGGCAATCCTGTGCAGATTGACGTGACTGACCTGAATGGTCACCCCCTCCAGGCACAGGTGGAGACCTGCGCCATTCGGTAA
- a CDS encoding ABC transporter ATP-binding protein, with protein MASQNGVSARQITLSHITKTFPGVIANDDVTLTLNVGEVHAILGENGAGKTSLMNVLYGIYHPDQGQILLDGKPVRIDSPKDAIRLGVGLVPQHPMLVRAHTVEENIALSQVTHGGASFWNPTSNIRRRIVELSGRYGLKVDPKAPVWQLSAGEQQRVEILKVLLQGARFLILDEPTSVLTPQEVQELFAVLRRMRQDHGMVIITHKLDEVLDISDQITVLRKGKVTGNTKNENLKKTDLARMMIGEELKETRVAGHPHLRGEMIHLSDAWAMGERGTPALKGVSLSVQGGEILGVAGVAGNGQLELIEVLTGLRPLTRGHIFVKGKDMKGQNAEAFFQSGIAHVPEDRNHYGIVPNMTVEENLILRAMNQNPYSKAGIMDFAAIREHARQNIQKYDIRTPTADTRARLLSGGNVQKLILARELESNPDVLVAAHPTYGLDIGATTQVHQLLLEKRAQGMGIVLVSEDLDELMNLSDRIVVIFAGTFTGTLTRAEFQREKLGLMMAGEA; from the coding sequence ATGGCCTCTCAAAATGGGGTGTCTGCACGCCAGATCACCCTCAGTCACATCACCAAAACGTTTCCGGGCGTGATCGCCAACGACGATGTGACCCTCACCCTCAATGTGGGAGAGGTGCACGCCATCCTCGGTGAGAACGGGGCAGGCAAAACCAGCCTGATGAATGTGCTGTACGGGATCTACCACCCGGACCAGGGACAGATCCTGCTCGACGGAAAGCCTGTGCGCATCGACTCTCCGAAAGACGCCATCCGTCTGGGTGTGGGTCTGGTGCCACAACACCCCATGCTGGTCCGTGCCCACACCGTTGAAGAAAACATTGCCCTTTCACAGGTCACCCACGGTGGAGCGTCCTTCTGGAACCCCACTTCAAACATCCGCAGGCGGATTGTGGAGCTCTCCGGGCGCTATGGCCTGAAAGTGGACCCAAAAGCCCCTGTCTGGCAGCTTTCTGCCGGGGAGCAGCAACGGGTGGAGATCCTCAAAGTGCTCTTGCAGGGCGCCCGTTTCCTGATCCTGGACGAGCCCACCAGTGTGCTCACGCCCCAGGAAGTGCAGGAACTGTTCGCGGTCTTGAGGCGCATGCGCCAGGACCACGGCATGGTGATCATCACCCACAAACTCGATGAGGTGCTCGACATCAGCGACCAGATCACCGTGCTGAGAAAAGGCAAAGTCACCGGAAACACCAAAAACGAGAACCTCAAAAAGACCGACCTGGCCCGCATGATGATCGGGGAAGAGCTGAAAGAGACCCGGGTGGCCGGGCATCCCCATTTAAGAGGCGAAATGATCCACCTGTCAGACGCCTGGGCGATGGGAGAACGGGGTACACCTGCCCTCAAAGGGGTCAGCCTGAGTGTGCAGGGGGGCGAAATCCTCGGGGTGGCAGGCGTTGCCGGAAACGGACAGCTGGAACTCATCGAGGTGCTGACGGGCCTGAGGCCCCTCACCAGAGGGCACATTTTTGTCAAAGGCAAGGACATGAAAGGCCAGAATGCAGAAGCCTTCTTCCAATCTGGCATTGCCCACGTGCCCGAGGACCGCAACCACTACGGCATCGTGCCCAACATGACTGTCGAGGAGAACCTGATTTTGCGGGCCATGAACCAGAACCCTTACTCGAAGGCTGGAATCATGGATTTTGCCGCCATCCGGGAGCATGCCCGGCAGAACATCCAGAAGTACGACATCCGCACCCCCACAGCAGACACCCGTGCAAGGCTCCTCAGCGGTGGGAACGTGCAGAAACTCATTCTGGCCCGCGAACTTGAAAGCAACCCGGATGTGCTCGTGGCGGCCCACCCCACTTATGGTCTCGACATCGGGGCAACCACCCAGGTGCATCAGCTTTTGCTGGAAAAACGGGCACAGGGCATGGGCATTGTGCTGGTCAGTGAAGACCTCGATGAACTGATGAACCTTTCGGACCGCATTGTGGTGATTTTTGCCGGGACCTTCACTGGAACCCTCACACGCGCCGAATTCCAGCGTGAGAAACTCGGCCTGATGATGGCAGGTGAAGCATGA
- a CDS encoding ABC transporter permease, which produces MKTIAGFLVQERKAPSTRWTLLLSLISILVALGLLAVVFSMYGISPVKAFQSIFTGTLTDWTGFSAVLQRTIPLLLIGVGLVLAFRTLFFNIGAEGQLLIGATAAAGMGLFVPMPDVLRLPAMILVGFLAGAAWAFVPALLKLRLQINEVITTLMLNYVAINLVNYLINGPWKGKTAYGYAYTDPIPDAAWMPTLPGTNLHWGTLILAVVFAVVTWLILGRTTEGFRMRILGESSSVAKYLGMNTLKTTLLVMLISGGAAGLAGVGELTGIHHKLLDPLQLSLGYGYTAIIVAWLARGNPLGVLITAPFFGLIFAAGDVMKVTLQMPFQIVDVFNGILLFLLIATEPLLRYKLVRATPPALPHTPKERTDGR; this is translated from the coding sequence ATGAAGACCATTGCTGGTTTTCTGGTGCAGGAACGCAAAGCCCCCAGCACCCGCTGGACCTTGCTGCTCTCTCTGATCAGCATTCTGGTGGCCCTGGGACTGCTTGCAGTGGTGTTCTCCATGTACGGGATCAGTCCGGTGAAGGCGTTCCAGAGCATCTTTACTGGAACCCTGACGGACTGGACCGGGTTTTCTGCAGTGCTGCAGAGAACGATCCCCCTGCTCCTGATCGGGGTTGGACTGGTGCTCGCCTTCAGGACGCTCTTTTTCAACATCGGGGCAGAAGGGCAACTGCTGATCGGGGCCACCGCTGCTGCCGGAATGGGCCTTTTTGTGCCCATGCCTGATGTGCTGCGCCTTCCCGCCATGATCCTGGTGGGATTTCTGGCCGGAGCAGCGTGGGCCTTTGTGCCTGCCCTGCTGAAACTCAGGTTGCAGATCAACGAGGTCATCACCACCCTGATGCTCAACTACGTGGCGATCAACCTGGTGAACTACCTGATCAACGGCCCCTGGAAAGGCAAAACCGCCTATGGTTACGCCTACACCGACCCCATCCCGGATGCCGCCTGGATGCCCACTTTGCCGGGAACCAACCTGCACTGGGGCACCCTGATCCTTGCGGTGGTCTTTGCGGTGGTCACCTGGCTCATTCTGGGCCGCACCACCGAAGGGTTCAGAATGCGCATCCTCGGTGAGAGCAGTTCTGTTGCCAAATACCTCGGAATGAACACCCTGAAGACCACCTTGCTGGTGATGCTGATTTCTGGGGGGGCCGCAGGTCTGGCAGGGGTGGGAGAGCTGACCGGCATTCACCACAAACTCCTTGACCCCCTGCAGCTCTCGCTCGGGTACGGCTACACCGCCATCATTGTGGCGTGGCTTGCCAGAGGAAACCCCCTCGGTGTGCTGATCACCGCCCCCTTCTTTGGCCTGATCTTCGCTGCTGGAGACGTGATGAAAGTGACCCTGCAGATGCCTTTCCAGATTGTGGATGTGTTCAACGGCATCCTGCTGTTCCTGCTGATTGCCACCGAACCCCTCCTGAGATACAAACTCGTGCGGGCCACACCCCCTGCACTTCCCCACACTCCCAAGGAGCGCACCGATGGACGCTGA
- a CDS encoding ABC transporter permease, whose translation MDAENWLVGIIGRALAFGTPLLWAALGETYVERAGVVNLGMEGMMLVGALTGFAVTMATDNPALGILMAGVAGAVFSALHAFVTITLRANQYVSGLALTILGTGATGLIGKAYEGQPLLTTLENISVPVLKDIPILGPMLFTDQSVLTYLGVLIGVLLWLLLYKSRLGIMLRSAGENPKAVDAQGLNVTLIRYAAVIFGGFMAGIAGGFFSVAYRPSWTQGTTGGVGWIALAIVIFGRWNPMYVMLGSVFFGALYVLSFRLQEKLSPDLLNMMPYLFVILVLILTAIGKKGSGGVPEALGTPYRRGER comes from the coding sequence ATGGACGCTGAAAACTGGCTGGTGGGCATCATTGGCCGTGCCCTTGCTTTCGGAACCCCACTGCTGTGGGCTGCTCTGGGCGAAACCTACGTGGAACGGGCCGGAGTGGTGAACCTCGGGATGGAAGGCATGATGCTGGTCGGGGCCCTCACCGGATTTGCGGTCACCATGGCCACCGACAACCCGGCACTGGGCATCCTGATGGCCGGAGTCGCAGGGGCCGTCTTCAGTGCCCTGCACGCTTTTGTGACCATCACCCTCAGGGCGAACCAGTACGTTTCGGGTCTTGCCCTCACCATCCTGGGCACCGGAGCCACCGGACTGATCGGCAAGGCCTACGAAGGTCAGCCGCTCCTGACCACCCTGGAGAACATCAGCGTTCCCGTGCTGAAAGACATCCCCATCCTGGGACCGATGCTCTTCACAGATCAAAGCGTTTTAACATACCTCGGAGTCCTGATTGGAGTTCTGTTATGGCTGCTGCTGTATAAAAGCAGACTGGGGATCATGCTCCGCTCTGCCGGAGAGAACCCCAAAGCGGTCGATGCCCAGGGCCTGAACGTGACCCTGATCCGCTACGCCGCAGTGATCTTCGGAGGATTCATGGCTGGAATTGCAGGAGGATTCTTCTCGGTGGCCTACCGCCCATCCTGGACGCAGGGCACCACTGGAGGCGTGGGCTGGATTGCCCTCGCCATTGTGATCTTTGGCCGCTGGAATCCCATGTATGTGATGCTTGGTTCGGTGTTCTTCGGAGCCCTCTACGTGCTGAGTTTCCGCCTGCAGGAAAAACTGTCCCCGGACCTCCTCAACATGATGCCCTACCTGTTCGTGATTCTGGTGCTGATCCTCACCGCAATCGGCAAAAAAGGCTCTGGTGGTGTGCCCGAAGCCCTCGGGACCCCCTACCGCCGGGGAGAACGCTAG